GTGGTCGTCAGCGGCATCGGCAAGACCGGCCACGTCGCGCGCAAGATCGCGGCCACGCTGGCCTCCACCGGCACGCCCGCCTTCTTCGTGCATGCCGCCGAGGCGGTCCATGGCGACCTGGGGATGATCACCCGCGACGACGTGCTGATCGCGATTTCCTATTCCGGATCGGGCCAGGAACTGCTGACCATCCTGCCGGTGGCGCGCCGCATGGGCGCCAAGCTGGTGGCGATCACCGGCAATCCGCAGTCCGAGCTGGCCTCGCTGGCCGACGTGCACCTGGACGCCAGCGTCGCGCAGGAAGCCTGCCCGCTGAACCTGGCGCCCACGGCCAGCACCACCGCCGCGCTGGCCCTGGGCGATGCGCTGGCCGTCGCCTGCCTGGAGGCGCGCGGCTTCGGCCCGCAGGACTTCGCCCGCTCGCATCCCGGCGGCGCGCTGGGTCGCCGCCTGCTGACGCATGTGCGCGACGTGATGCGCCAGGGCGACGCCCTGCCCATCGTGGCCACCGGCACACCGGTCCCGCAGGCGCTCAAGACCATGTCCGCCAAGGGCATGGGCATGACCGTGGTGGCCGACGCCGCCGGCCGCCCGCAAGGCATCTTCACCGACGGCGACCTGCGCCGCCTGATCGCCAGCCAGGGCGACATCCGCGGCCTGGCCGTGGACGACGGCATGACGCGCTCGCCGCGCAGCATCGGACCCGACGCGCTGGCCGTGGAAGCGGCGCAGCAGATGGACGAACTTCGACTCAATCACATGCTGGTGCTCGACAGCGATGGCGCCTTGCTCGGCGCGCTGCACATGCATGACCTGATGGCCGCCAAAGTGGTATGACTATGACCCTTCCCACCCCTGTCACGCATCCGGCCGAAGCGCTGGTCCTCGCCCGCATTCCCGCCACCGTGCGCGAACGCGCCGCCACCGTCCGCCTCATGGTGTTCGACGTGGACGGCGTGCTGACCGACGGCGGCCTCTACTATGGCGAGAACGGCGAACAGCTCAAGCGCTTCAACGCGCTGGACGGCCACGGCCTGCGCCTGCTGCTGGAAGGCGGCCTGAAGGTCGCCCTGATGACCGGCCGGTCCGGCCCCATCGTGGCGCGCCGCGCCGCCGAGCTGGGCATCGCCGAGGTCATGCAGGGCGTGCGCGACAAGGGCGCGGCCCTGGCCGAACTCGCGCAACGCGCCGGTGTCCAACTGAACCAGGCGGGCTACATGGGCGACGACATCATCGACCTGCCCGCCATGCAGCGCGCCGGTTTCGCCGCCACCGTGCCCAACGCGCCGGGCTACGTCAGCCAGGCCGCGCACTGGGTCGCCTCGGCTCCCGGCGGCTCTGGCGCGGTGCGCGAATGCTGCGACCTGCTGCTGGCCGCCCAGGGCCGCCTGGGCGGTTTCCTGGCCGCGCCGGGCCTGCTGGGCCCGGGCGCCATCCAGTAACGACCCGCGCGCCCCATGACACATACGCCTTTTTGGCACACTAGATGAAAGAACGTTTTCCTTCCCTGATCGCGCTGTTCCTGCTCGTCGTGCTGGTGCTCAGCAGCTGGTGGGCGGCCGATTACGCGCAGCGGGCCGTGCAGGTCGACCCCCCGCGCCGCATCACCCATGAAATGGATGCCTGGTCGCGCAACTTCGTCATGCTGCGCACCGACATGACGGGCCGCCCGATCAACCGGCTCGAGGGCGAATACGCCGAGCACTTCCCCGACGACGATTCGTATCACATCACCGCCCCCCGGGCCGTCGGCCAGCGCGAATCCAGCCCGATCACCGTGGGCATCTCCAAGACCGCCATCATGGAACAGGGCGGCAAGCGCATCGTCATGAACGGCGACGCCTACGTGCATCGCCAGCCCGACGCCAACAATGACCTGCTGGACGTGCGCAGCCAGCAGCTGATCATCCTGCCGGACGAGGACGTGGTCTATACCGACCTGCCGGCCGAAGTGCTGAAAGGCCGTTCGCGCATGAACGGCACCGGCATGCACTACAACAACAGGACCCGCCAGTTGCAGGTCTCAGCATCGACCGACGTGGAAATCGCCGGCGGCGAAGGCAAGCAGCAGCGCCGCACCGAGATTCCAGCCCCCAACAATACCGACCAGAAGAAGCCATGACCGACCTCCGGATTCGCCTTGCCCCGACGACGCGCCTGATCGGCGCCGCCCTGCTGGCCGCGGCGGCGCTCGCGCCCTCGGCCCACGCGGCGGACCCCGCGCCCCAGCCGGCGGCCGGCAAGGCCGCGCCCGCCGAAGAACCCAGCACGCTGATCCTGTCGGACACGCTGCATTACGACGACGTGAAGAAGCAGAGCGTGTTCACCGGCAACGTCAACATGACGCGCGGGTTGATGACGCTGACCTCCGACACGCTGGAAATGCACGAGGACGCCAAGGGCAACCAGTACGGCACGGCCACCGCGAACAAGGGCAAGGTCGTCACCATCCGCCAGGAACGCCCCGAGAACTTCGAACTCATCGAAGGCAAGGGCCTGCGCGCCGAATACGACGGCACCAACAGCACCTTCGACCTCATCGGCCAGGCCGTGGTGGTGCGCTACGTCTGTGGCAAACCGTTCGACACCATCCGTGGCGAACGGGTACGCTACAACGAAAAGAGCGGCACCTACGAAGCCCATGGCGGCCCCAACTCGGCCGCGGCCGGCGGCCGGGTGCGCTCGGTGGCCGAGCCCCGCGCCAAGGCGGACGCCGCCATCGCCGAATGCCGCAAGCAGCAGGCCTCGAAGAAGGGGCGCTAAGCGCCTCCCCCCGCAACACATCCGCCGCCACGCATGAATCCACCCTCTGTGCAGACCCCTGTGACCTCCGCCCCTTCGGGCGTCAAGCAGGGCAGCCTGCGCGCAACCGGCTTGCGCAAGACCTATAACGGCCGCACCGTGGTGCAGGACGTCTCCCTGTCCGTCTCCAGCGGCGAAGTCGTGGGCCTGCTTGGCCCGAACGGCGCCGGCAAGACCACCAGCTTCTACATGATCGTGGGCCTGGTGCCGGCCGACGCCGGCCGCATCGAGATCGACGGCGACGCCATCACCGCCATGCCGATCCACAAGCGCGCGCGCATGGGCCTGTCCTATCTGCCCCAGGATGCATCCGTGTTCCGCCGGCTGACGGTAGAGCAGAACATCCGCGCCGTGCTGGAGCTGCAACTGGGGCCGGATGGCAAGCCCCTGCCCACGGCCAAGATCAACCAGCAGATGGAATCGCTGCTGGAGGAACTGCAGATCGGCCACATTCGCAGCAACGCGGCCATCTCGCTGTCGGGCGGCGAACGCCGCCGCGTGGAAATCGCGCGCGCGCTGGCCACCAGCCCGCGCTTCATCCTGCTGGACGAACCCTTCGCCGGCGTGGACCCCATCGCGGTGATCGAGATCCAGCGCATCGTGCGCTTCCTGAAGGGCCGCGGCATCGGCGTGCTCATCACCGACCACAACGTGCGCGAAACGCTGGGCATCTGCGACCGCGCCTACATCATCAGCGAAGGCAAGGTGCTGACCGACGGCCATCCCGACGAGATCGTCGGCGATCCGGCCGTGCGCCGCGTCTACCTGGGCGAGCACTTCCGCATGTAACAGCGGCGGCCCTGGGGAAGACCCTTAGGGCCGCTCCGCTTTCTCCTGGCGGTCCGGCCCGCCAAGGCGCTTGCGCGCTTTTCCCGATTTTTCCCCGCGATTCCCGACTTTTCCCGGCGCCGTTTCCGCGCGCTTCGGCGCCTTTCGCCCCTCCGCCGGACTCAGCCATAAAAATGCCACGAACTTGCGCTAGGTCAGCTTGTTTTATCGGCGCGAGTCTATACACTAATACCAACGACCCACACAAAACCTCTCTACCAAGGAGATCGCCTAACGACCCCACCGCGCCACCGGGCGCACCTCTTATATCCTCTTTACAGAAGGAGAGCACACTATGAACCTGAGCATCTGCGGTCGTCACCTCGACGTCACCCCGGCCATCCGGGAATATGTCATGAACAAACTGGCGCGAGTGCTGCGGCATTTCGATCACGTCATCGATACCCAGGTCATGCTCTCAGTTGAGCCCCTGCGGCACAAAGCCGAAATCACCATGCGTCTGAGCGGCAAGGACATTCATTGTGAAGCAACCGATGAAAACCTCTACGCTGCGATAGACCTCCTCGCCGACAAAGTCGACCGTCAGGTCATCAAGCACAAGGACAAGGTGCGAAGCCACACAGCAGAGTCCGTGAAGCGGCAAGCGGCGAATCTCTCGCCTCCCCAGTAGTACCGCGCCTCACGATCGCTCCCCTGCGAGCGCTTGGCAATACAGCGATTAACCATCCTGCCTGAGTCCCGGTGTCCCGCTAGACCTTGCGTCCAGCCGGGGCATCGGCAAATACCTCCCCCCACGCAGTACCCGCGCAACCGCGTCCGCGCCCGGCCTGTCCGTCGCCCCGGATCCGCTCCCTGTTTTCCCGAATCGACTGACCGTACCGGCCAGGCACATACCCGCACCGCCGCGCGCCAGGCGCGATCCGTTCGGAAATATGCGCCCCCGGCCCCAGGAATACCCACAACCTCGCGCGATCGGTCTATGCTGTCGCTCTTGCGCCTGACGGACGGCACGCCGCCCGGGGCGCGGCGTGCCATGGCCAGCCTCGCGGACAACCCGTCGCGGCCAGCCGGAAGCACGGGGGGATACGCCTGGAACCAGCAGCGGAAAGTCTGCGGGACAACCCCTGGTCCGGGCGTTTTTTGCAGTGCGTCATATAACCATATAATGCTCCGCATGAATCATCTGTCGCGCATTCTTCCCGCCGGCAACGTCGTGCTAGACATGCTCGCCACGAGCAAGAAACGCGCGTTCGAGCAAGCCGGCCTGCTCTTCGAAAACAATCACGGCCTGGCGCGTTCGCTGGTGTTCGACAGCCTGTTCGCGCGCGAGCGCCTCGGGTCGACGGCGCTGGGCCAGGGCGTTGCCGTGCCGCACGGCCGCGTCAAGGGCCTGGAGCAGGCGCTGGCGGCGTTCATCCGCCTGGCGCAGCCCATCGCCTTCGACGCCCCCGACGGCCAGCCCGTCTCCATGCTGCTCTGCCTGCTGGTGCCCGAAACCGCGACGCAGCAGCACCTGGACATCCTGGCCGAACTGGCGCAGCTGATGTCGAACAAGGCGCTGCGCGAAGCGCTGGGCACCGAGACCGATCCGGCCGTGGTCCACAAGATGCTGACCACCGGCCAACTCTGATTCTCCACGCGGACACGCAGCCATGCTCACGGTGCAGGAACTGGTCGACGACAACGCCGACAAAATCCCCTTCAACTGGATCGCGGGCCAGGGCGCCGCAGACCGCGCGATTCCCGATGACGGCATGGCGGCCGCCGACCTCGTTGGCCACCTGAACCTGATCCACCCCTCGCGCATCCAGGTGTTCGGCCAGGAAGAGCTGGCGTACTACACCCGCTTCGACCTGCGCCGCCGCATGCACCACATGGACGAGCTGCTGATCGGCGGCGTGCCCGCCATCCTGCTGGCCGACGGCCTGACGCCGCCGCAGGACCTGGTGGACCAGTGCGACCAGCACCAGGTGCCGCTGCTGTCCACGCCGGTCGCCGCCGCGCAGCTGATCGACCTGCTGCGCATCTACCTGGGCAAGAAGCTCGCACCCACCACCACCGTGCACGGCGTGTTCCTGGACGTGCTGGGCCTGGGCGTGCTGATCACCGGCGAGTCCGGCCTGGGCAAGAGCGAACTCGCGCTGGAACTGATCTCGCGCGGCCACGGCCTGGTGGCCGACGACGCGGTGGAGTTCTCGCGCACCGCGCCCAACATGATCGAGGGCCACTGCCCGCAACTGCTGCAGAACCTGCTGGAAGTGCGCGGCCTGGGCCTGCTCGACATCCGCACCATCTTCGGCGAGACCTCGGTGCGCCGAAAGATGCGCCTGAAGCTCATCGTGCATCTGGTGCGCGCCACCGCGCAGGACAAGTTCGAACGCCTGCCGCTGCAGGACATCACGCAGGACATGCTGGGCCTGCCGGTGCGCAAGGTCATGCTGCAGGTGGCCGCCGGCCGCAACCTCGCCGTGCTGGTCGAGGCCGCCGTGCGCAATACCATCCTGAAGCTGCGCGGCATCGATACGCTGGGCGAATTCATGGAACGCCAGGCCATGGCGATCCTGCAGAGCAGCAAGTAACGCCATCCGCGACAGGCAGGCCCGCGCCCTTGGCCCTGTACGAGACCCTTGCGGCCGAGATCGAGAAATCGATCCGCGACGGCGTGCTGCGCACCGGCGACAAGCTGCCTTCCGTGCGTGACGCCTGTTCCAGCCGCGGCGTCAGTCCCTCCACCGTCTTCCAAGCCTATTACCTGTTGGAAGCGCGCGGCCTGATCCGCGCGCGCCCGCGCTCGGGCTATTACGTGAGCGCGCGCGCCGAGCCGCTGCCGCCCGAACCCGGCGCCTCCTGCCCGGATGGCGAGTCCACCGAGCTGGCGATCAGCGAACGCATCTTCGACATCCTGGGTTCAGTGCGCAACCGCGACGTGGCGCCGCTGGGATCCGCCTTTCCCTCGCCGCTGCTGTTTCCGCTGCCACGGCTGGCGCAGGCCATGGCGGCGCATCTCAAGCGCCAGGACCCGCTGGACACGGTCGAGGACCTGTCGCCCGGCAATCCCGCGCTGCGCCGCCAGATCGCGCTGCGCTACCTGATCGCCGGCATCAACATCCCCGCCAGCGACATCGTCGTCACCAACGGCGCGCTCGAGGCGCTGAACCTGTGCCTGCAGGCGGTCACCCGCCCCGGCGACACGGTGATCGTCGAAGCGCCCACGTTCTATGGCGCGCTGCAGGCGCTGGAACGGCAGGGACTGAAGGCATTGGAAGTGCCGACGCACCCGCGCACCGGCATGGACCTGGACGCGCTGGAAAACGCCATCGCGCGGCACCGGCCCGCCGCCTGCTGGCTGATGACGCAATTCCAGAATCCGCTGGGCAGCCTCATGCCCGATGAGCGCAAGCGGCAATTGGTCGAGCTGCTCACGCGCCACGACATTCCGCTGATCGAGGACGACGTCTACGGCGAGCTGTATTTCGGCGCGACGCGCCCGGTGCCGGCCAAGGCCTACGACACGCAGGGCCTGGTGCTGCACTGTTCCTCATTCTCCAAATGCCTGGCGCCGGGCTACCGAATCGGCTGGGCCTCGGCGGGCCGATACACGCAGCGCGTGCAGCGGCTCAAGCTGTCGTCCACGCTGTCGGCGTCCGGCCCGGCGCAGGGCGCCATCGCGGAATTCCTGGAACAGGGCGGCTACGACCGTCACCTGCGCCGGCTGCGCGACACGTTGCAGACCCTGCAGGCCCGGATGGCGACGGCGGTGGCCCATGCGTTTCCCGCCGGCACGCGCATGACACGGCCGCAAGGCGGCTTCTTCCTGTGGCTGGAGCTGCCCCAGGGCATCGACGCGCTGGCGCTGCATCGCCAGGCGCTGGCGCGCGGCATCAGCGTCGCGCCCGGCCCGATTTTCTCGGCCAGCGGCCAGTTCGCCAGCGCGCTGCGCCTGAACTGCGGCCACCCCTGGAACGAAGCCCAGGCCGAGGCCGTGCGCACGCTGGGCGAACTGGCCCTCGCGGCGCTGGCCCGGCACAGGCCGGAAGCCCGCGATCTGACGCTCGGCCCCTGAGCCTCGGAACCGGCCGACGGCCCCCGGACTCCAGGCGCGCCGACTTCAATTGCGCGTGGACGCGTCGCGCGCGCGCTTGACCTCCAGCGGCGTGACGCCGCCCGCCTCGTTGCCCCAGCTGTTGCGGATATAAGTCACCAGCGCGGCGATGTCGTTGTCGTTCAGCAGTTGCCCGAACGGCGGCATGCCGTGAGGCCGGGGATTGGCCGCCGTGGCCGGCGCGTAACCGCCGTCGAGCACCATGCGGATGGCATTGACGGGCGACGGCGCGGTCACGCCGGGATTGCCGGCCAGCGCGGGCCAGGCCGAACCTGCGCCCTCGCCCGCCGCCTGATGGCATTGCACGCACTGCTGGCGGTAGATCTTGCCGCCGATATCCATCAAGGCGGGCGAGGCCGACGCGGCCTGGCGCTGCGTGGCCGCCGGCGTGGCGGGCAAGGTCTTCAGGTAGACGCCGATCGCCAGCGCATCGTCATCGCTCAGGTACTGCGTGCTGCCCCTCACCACCTCGGCCATCGGCCCCGTGGCGGTGGAATGCGCGGCGATGCCGGTCTTGAGCAGCGCCGCGATGTCCGTGGCCTGCCAGCGGCCCATGCCGACGCTCAGGTCGTTGGTCAACGGCGGCGCGTACCAATCCAGCACCGGAATCACGCCGCCGGCCAGCGGCTCGGCCGCGCGCGTGGCGCCCAGGCTGTTGCGCGGCGTATGGCAGGCCGCGCAATGGCCCGGCCCCTCGACCAGATAGCGGCCTCGGTTCCAGGGCGCCGACTGGCCGGCGTCGGATTGCAGCGTGCCCGGCTTGAAGTACAGCGCCCGCCAGAACGCCAGCAACGCGCGCTGGTTGTAGGGGAACTCCATTTCAGCGGGGCGATTGGGCTGGTTGACCGGTTCCACCGTGCGCAGGAAGGCATACAGCGCGTCGGCGTCGGCGCGCGTCATGCGTGTGTACTCGGTGTAGGGAAAGGCCGGATACAGCAGCGTGCCGTCGCGCGACTTGCCGTTGTGCAGCGCGCGCCAGAAGTCATCCGCGCTCCAGGCGCCGATGCCGGTCTGCGGATCCGGCGTGAGGTTGGGACCGTAGACCACGCCGAACGGCGTGGGCACCGGCGTGCCGCCGGCATAGGGCTTGCCGCCCCGGCTGGTGTGGCAGGCCATGCAGTTGCCCGCCAGCGCCAGGTAGCGGCCGCGCTCGGCCAGGCTGGCCGCGTCGCCGCTGGCGGGCGGACCGCCGCCGGCGTCCTCGCGCGTGCCCATCCAGTACAGCGTGCCCGCCGCCGCCACGATCAGCAGGACCAGGACCGCAAGGGCGCGTTTGATGTGCTTCATGGCCGCCCCCTCAACGCCGCACCTGGCTGCCGCACTCGGCGGGCAGCTTGAGCGAATCCGCCGGTTCGGCGGCGTAGGACGCGGGCACCGGCCGCGACGACAGCCAGGCCGCCAGCGCGCTGATGTCCGCCGGCGTCAACTTGGCGGCCACGTCCGCCATGCAGTCGGGCTCGGCCGCGCGCCGCAGCCCGTTCTTCCAGCTGCCGATCTGGGCGCCGATGTAGTCGCGCGGCAGGCCCAGCAGGCCGGGCACGCCCGGCAATAGCCCGCCCAGCGAGGCGCCGTGGCAGGCGGCGCATGCCGGCAGGCCGCGAGCGGCGTCGCCGTCCTGGGCAAGCTTGCGGCCTGCCTCCAGGATCGCGGTGGAAACCTCGGGGCGCACCGCCGCCGGATACGGCACGTGCTGGTCGGCGAAATAGGCCGCGATCTCGCGCAGGTAGTCGTCGGGCAGGCCGGCCAGCAGATGCGACATGGGCCGGTACTGCCGCCGGTCGTCGCGGAAGTTCAGCAGCTGGTGGTAGAGGTACTCCTGGGGCTTGCCGGCCAGGCGCGGATAGTAGCCATCGGACCCGGCGCGGCCCTGCTCGCCGTGGCAGGCGGTACAGGCGGCGACGCGCGCGGCCATGGTGTCCGGCTTCAGGACCGGCCCCTGCGCCGCCGCTGGCGCGGTGCCCAACGCTGTGGCCAAACCAACAGCGGCGGCCGCCGACAGGCATGTTTTTACCCAGAACCGCGGTGATGCCACACTACAGGAAGAAATGAAGGCTAACATCTAGGTCGAGTTCCAACCCCGGGGACGCCTGCCGGCGGGGCACGTGAATGAATCGATCGGGTATCCTGCCCCGGAGCTTACGCCACGGGATCAGTCGGGGTACAGGCGCAGATTCCGAGTTTACGGCCATAGCAGATGCCATTGCGCCGGCATCGCCCTCGAAAAGCATGCCAAAATCATGTCCATGTTGAAAGTCGTCCTCGTCACCGGCATTTCCGGCTCCGGCAAGTCCGTGGCCCTGCGGATGCTCGAAGACGCCAGCTATACCTGCGTCGACAACCTGCCGGTGCGGTTCCTGGCCGAGTTCATCGCCAACGCCCGCGACAGCGGCCTGGAGCGCGTGGCGGTCGCCATCGACGTGCGCTCGCCCGGCGAACTGGCCGAACTGCCCGACGTGGTCACCGCGCTGCGCGCCATGGGCACCAGCCTGCGCGTGATCTTCCTGGATGCCAGCACCATCACGCTGGTGCAGCGCTACTCCGAGTCGCGCCGCCGCCACCCTCTTACCGACCGCCTCAAGCGCGGCGGCACCGCGCCGTCGCTGGCCGAGTGCATCGCCGAGGAACGCGAGCTGCTGGCGCCGCTGCGCGAGCAGGAACACGTGATCGACACCTCGGACCTGACGCCCGGCCAGCTGCGCGCCTGGATCCGCGACCTGATCCAGGCCGACGTGGCGCCGCTGGTGCTGACGTTCGAGTCCTTCGCCTACAAGCGCGGCGTGCCAAGGGACGCCGACCTGGTGTTCGACGTGCGCTGCCTGCCCAACCCCTATTACGACCGCGACCTGCGCCCGCTGACGGGCCGCGACGAGCCCGTGGCCCAATGGCTGGCCGGCTTCGACCAGGTCGGCCAGATGGTCGATGACATCGCCGGCTTCATCAAGCGCTGGCTGCCGCAATACACGCAGGACACGCGCAACTACCTGACCGTGGCCATCGGCTGTACCGGCGGCCAGCACCGCTCGGTCTACGTGGTCGAACAACTGGCCAAGCGCTTCGCCGACCACGACCCGCTGCTCGTGCGCCACCGCAACCAGCTTCCGGACGAGTCCGCATGACCCTGAACCGCCCGCTCCACCTGATCATGATGTTGCTGCTGGCCATCGCCGTGGCCGGCTGCTCTTCCACCGGGGGACGAAAAAAGGGCGGTGGCTATTACAAGGACGACGGTCCCGACGCGAATCCGCCGTCCAACCTGGACCAGGTGCCCGACGCGGTGCCGCGCATCGAGCCCTACGCCAGCGGCGCGAACCGGCCCTACGTGGTGTTCGGCCAGCGCTACGTGCCCGACACCACCGGCCAGCCCTATCGCAAGCAGGGCATCGCGTCCTGGTACGGCAAGAAATTCCACGGCAACTCCACGTCGATCGGCGAGCCCTACGACATGTACGCCATGACGGCGGCCCACACCACGCTGCCGGTGCCCAGCTACGCCCGGGTGACCAGCCTGGTCAACGGCCGCACCGTGATCGTGCGCGTCAACGATCGCGGCCCGTTCCACAGCGACCGCATCATGGACCTGTCCTACGTGGCGGCCTACAAGCTGGGCATCATCGGCCCGGGCAGCGGCCAGGTAGTGGTGGAGAGCATCGGCGCGGAGGAAATCCGGCGTCTGGCCTCGCATGGCCCCGCCGCCCCGCCGCCGCAACCGTCGTCCGCCACGGGCTCGCAGCCGGTGGCCGAGCCGGTCGCCGCCGCCCCGGTCGCGCTGACGCCGGTGGCGCTGCCGGCCACGCCGCAGCCGGCACGCCCGGCGCCCGCCGGCGGCATCGGCAACGTCTATCTGCAGGTGGGCGCGTTCAGCCAGCCGGCCAATGCGCAGACGCTGGTCAGCCGCATCAATGCGCAGCTGAGCGCGGAAGGCGCGCCGCCCGCCATGATGGAGCAGGCCAACAACCTGTACCGCGTCAAGATCGGCCCCTACCCCGACCGCCAGAGCGCGCTGAACGCCGTGCAGCAGGTGTCGGATCGCATCGGCATCCTGCCCAGCATCGCCGCCCAGTAGGCGCGGCGGTCCGGCGGGCGCGCGTCGCGCCCGTCATCCTCGACGATCCCAAAAAGCCGTCAGGCCACGCGACGCCCGGCGCTACCAGGGCAGTTCGGCCTGCCCGTCGCAGACGCGGCGCGCCCTGGGGCTGCGGCTCACGTACAGATTGCCCTCGTGCGCCAACAGCGCCTGCTTGCGCGGCAGCCCGCCGCCAAAACCGGTCAACGAGG
The Achromobacter sp. AONIH1 DNA segment above includes these coding regions:
- a CDS encoding septal ring lytic transglycosylase RlpA family protein; this translates as MTLNRPLHLIMMLLLAIAVAGCSSTGGRKKGGGYYKDDGPDANPPSNLDQVPDAVPRIEPYASGANRPYVVFGQRYVPDTTGQPYRKQGIASWYGKKFHGNSTSIGEPYDMYAMTAAHTTLPVPSYARVTSLVNGRTVIVRVNDRGPFHSDRIMDLSYVAAYKLGIIGPGSGQVVVESIGAEEIRRLASHGPAAPPPQPSSATGSQPVAEPVAAAPVALTPVALPATPQPARPAPAGGIGNVYLQVGAFSQPANAQTLVSRINAQLSAEGAPPAMMEQANNLYRVKIGPYPDRQSALNAVQQVSDRIGILPSIAAQ
- the rapZ gene encoding RNase adapter RapZ, producing MLKVVLVTGISGSGKSVALRMLEDASYTCVDNLPVRFLAEFIANARDSGLERVAVAIDVRSPGELAELPDVVTALRAMGTSLRVIFLDASTITLVQRYSESRRRHPLTDRLKRGGTAPSLAECIAEERELLAPLREQEHVIDTSDLTPGQLRAWIRDLIQADVAPLVLTFESFAYKRGVPRDADLVFDVRCLPNPYYDRDLRPLTGRDEPVAQWLAGFDQVGQMVDDIAGFIKRWLPQYTQDTRNYLTVAIGCTGGQHRSVYVVEQLAKRFADHDPLLVRHRNQLPDESA